From the genome of Croceibacterium atlanticum:
CCCCGCTCGCCATTCCGGTGGATGCCGCGCTGACCCATTATGAAAGTTCCGCCCTGGCATGGGAACGCGCCGCCTTCATCCGCGCACGCGCATGTTCCGGCGATATCGGCAAGGGGGAAGACTTCCTGGCTGCAATCCGCCCCTTCGTGTGGCGCCGCAGCCTGGATTTCACCGCGATCGAGGATATTCGCCGGCTGACCGCGCGCATCCGCCAGACCTATGACGGGCTGCGCGAACCCGGCCCCGGCTTCGATATCAAGCGCGGGCGTGGCGGCATTCGGGAGATCGAATTCTTCGCCCAGACGCATCAGCTGGTTCATGGCGGGCGCAACCCCGCGCTGCGCCTGCGCGGCACGCGCGCCGCGTTGGACGCATTGGCGGCGGAAGGGATCATCGCGGCCGAAGATGCCCAACTGCTCGGCAAATCCTATGACCGGCTGCGCGTGATCGAACATCGGCTGCAGATGGTGGAGGACCGGCAGACCCACAGCCTGCCTGCCAATGCGGCCGCGCTGGACAATGTCGCCCGGCTGGACGGGCTGGCGGATGGCGAAACCCTGCTGGAAGAATTGCGCGCCATTTCCGCAAAAGTGGCGGATCTCTATTCCGACCTTCTGGGGAAGGATGAACCGGAAAGGCACAGCGGCATAAGCCCGGAACAGCGCCAGCGCTTTGCCGACAGGTCGGACAAGTGGAAGGATACTATCCGCAGCCTGCGCAGCGCCGAAGCGCGCAAGGCCTTCGATGCGATCCTGCCGACCCTGATCGACGATCTGGCCGAAGCATCGGAACCGGAACGGGCCATGGCGAGATGGGAAACATTCCTCGCCAGGCTGCCCACGGCCGTCAATCTGTTCCGCCTGTTCGAACAGCGTCCGGGATTGTTACAGCAGGTGTTGCGCGTGCTCACCCTGGCGCAGCCGCTGGCCGATGAACTGGCGCGGCGCCCCGAATTGCTGGACCGGATGATCGATTACAGCGCGCTGGACCTGCCCGGATCGGTGGAAGAACTGGCCGCCCGGATGCAGCGCCACGAACCGGATGACGATTACGAACGCAAGCTGGACCGGGTGCGGCAGGTGGTGGGGGAAGAACGCTTCGCCCTGGGCGTGCAGCTCACCGAAGGGCGGCACGATCCGCTGGATATCGGATCCGGCCTGGCCCGCGTGGCGGAGGCCGCGCTGGACACGGCCGCCCGCGCCGCCTGTGCCGAATTCGAAAAGGCCCATGGCCGGGTGGAAGGCAGCGAATTGCTGGTCCTCGGCCTCGGCAGGCTGGGCGGCGGCGCGTTGACCCATGCCTCCGATCTCGATCTCGTATATCTCTTCACCGGACAGATCGGCGTGGAATCGGACGGGCCGCGTCCGCTCACCGCATCGCTCTATTTCAATCGCCTTGCCCAGCGCGTGACGGCGGCGTTGAGTGTTCCGACCGCCGAAGGTGCCCTGTACGAGGTGGATACGCGGCTCCGCCCACAGGGCGCGCAAGGGCCAATCGCCGTCAGCCTGGACAGCTTCGCCCGGTATCAGGCGGAAGATGCCTGGACCTGGGAACATATGGCCCTGTGCCGCGCACGGCCCGTGTTCGGGCCGGAACAGGGGAAGGCGGATCTCGCCGCCATCATCCGCAATGTTCTGGCAGAGCCGCGCGATGCAGAGAAATTGCGGGCCGATGTGCTGAAAATGCGCGGCGATATCGCCACCCACAAACCGCCCAAGGGGTTGCTGGATGCAAAATTGCTGCGGGGCGGCCTCGTCGATTGCGAATTCATCATCCACTATCTGCAATTGCGGGAACGGATGGCCTTTCAGCCGGCACTGGAAAAGGCGATCGACGAACTGACCGGGGCGGGCTTCCTGCCGGAAAGCTTCGCCGGGCATTTCTCGCTGATTGCCCGGATGCTGATTTCGGCGCGGTTGTTCGCGCCCGAATGCACCGAACCGCCGCCGCCATCCTGCGCGGCGCTGGCCCGTGCGTGCCATTGCGATGATTTCGACAGCCTCTTGAAAGACTTTTCCGAAGCGCGGCATGGCGTCGCCGCGACATGGAACACGCTGTTCGGCGAAAAACTGGAGATCGACTGATGAGCGACCGCCCCGATATTGGCGACACTTTACCCGACATCGCGCTGGAAACACCGGATGAAAAGGAACTCCGCCTGTCGGAATTCAGGGGCAAGCCGCTGGTCCTGTTCTTCTACCCCAAGGATGACACGCCGGGCTGCACCACGGAGAACAAGGATTTCACCGAACTGAAGGCGGAATTCGACGCCGCCGGCATTGCGCTGCTGGGCGTCAGCAAGGATCCGCCGGCAAAGCACGGCAAATTCATCGCCAAGCACGGACTGGCGGCACCGCTCGCATCCGATCCGGTGGAAAACGGGCTGGCCGATGCGCTGGGCATCTGGGTCGAAAAGAACATGTATGGCCGGACCTATATGGGCATGGAACGGACGACCTATCTGGTCGACGCCGAAGGGAAGATCGCCCGTGTCTGGCGCAAGGTTAAGGTGAAGGGCCACGCCGCCGAAGTTCTCGACGCGGCAAAAGCGCTCTGAGAACAAGGGCGTGATCTCGGTATTCGAAGCGATTCGCGGCGCCCTGCTGACGGGCGATCCGCGCGACAAGGTCATGGCGACGCGCAGACTGGTGCGCCAGTGGCGCAAGGGTGATCTGGGTTTCGCCCCCAATGCCGAAATGCCCGACCGTCCGGCCTGGCCGGCAGAACTGGAACTGCTGCCGCCCAACCGGATGCCCAAGCGCGGGCGCGGCGGATCTCTGCGCGGCCAGATCGCCCTGTGGCATTCGCTGGCCCATATCGAATTCGTCGCGATTGACCTGGCCCTGGACATGGCGGGCCGGTTCGGCGCGGAAATGGGTGAGGAATTCGTCGGTGATTTCCTGGCCGTGGCAGCCGATGAAGCGATGCATTTCGCGCTGATCGACCGCAAATTGCGGCAGCTCGGATCACATTATGCAGCCTTGCCGGCGCATGACGGGCTGTGGGAAGCGGCAATGGAAACGCGCCATGACGTTGCCGCCCGGCTGGCCGTTGTGCCGATGGTTCTGGAAGCGCGCGGGCTGGATGTGACGCCGGGAACGCTCGAACGCATACGCGCGCAGGGCGATGAAAACGGGGCGAAAATTCTCGAACGAATCCTTGACGACGAGATCCGGCACGTCCGCACGGGCGCAAGCCATTTCGCGAGATTTTGCGCAAAAGCCGGTTTGGAACCGAAGAATCACTGGAAAATGCTGGTTCAGGAACACTTTCGGGGGGCTCTCAAACCACCATTCAACGACTCGGCGCGCCTCGCTGCCGGTCTATCGCGGGATTACTACAGCCCGGTTGTCTAATTAACCTTCACCCGCTTACGTAACAATCAACGAGACCGCGGGGGGTTCCGACGATCTCAGAATTAAACAGCCGAAGCGGGCGGCTTTTTGCCGCAGGTGCCCTTTGCGCCAACCGCATGAAGCAAAAATGGGCGGTCGGGTCGCCCATAAAGAAGACGGGATACGTGTCGCATGATCGCAAAACTCGCACTTGGCTCCTTCGCCAGCGCCGCTCTTTCGATTACGGCAGTGCCGGCCCAGGCCAACGAGACGACGACCGCCACCCAGATCACCGGTGCAATCAATCCTGACGCAGCAGGCGGCGCCACTGGCGATGCCGAATTCCAGGAATTGTTCGCCAGCTGGAAGGACATGGACACGAACGGCCAGCTCGCGGCCACTCCACGGGCACGTATCATGGTTCCCGCCGGTATGCCGGTGCAGGGCGTGGCGCTGACCAGCGATTACGGGATGCGCAACCACCCGATCCTGCGCAAGCGCCGCCAGCATAACGGTGTCGACCTGGCAGGGCCTTCCGGCACGCCGGTCTATGCAACCGCTGATGGCATGGTTTCGCGCGCTTCGCGCTTCGGTTCCTATGGCAATTACATCCAGATCGAACATGGTGGCGAACTGGAAACCCGCTATGCCCATCTGTCAGGCTATGAAGTTTCTGCCGGCGACCGCGTCCATAAGGGCCAGTTGATCGGTTATGTCGGCTCCACCGGCCGTTCCACCGGGCCGCATCTGCATTACGAAGTCCGCCTGGCGGGCGAACCGGTCGATCCGCGCCCCTACATGGTTACGCAGCTCGCGCTGGACGAAAGTGCCGGCGGCAAAGGCGGCGGCGACGAATAAGCACCAGTTTCCCCTGGACGGGAGATTATCGGGCGCCGGAGCGATCCGGCGCCCGAATTGCGTCTGGGGCACATACAGCCCGCATTGTCCGAATGGATGGCGCTCCAAAAGAAAGCGCCCGCGCGGCAGGCTGACTGCCGGCGGGCGCCGTGTTCAATCCTTGGGGTTTGATCAGCCGAGCAGGCGCCGGGCGATTTCGCGCACTTCGGCGCCCATATCTTCCCGCTCCAGCGCCAGGGCCAGGGTCGCTTCCACAAAGCCGGTCTTGCTGCCGCAATCGAAGCGTCGGCCTTCGAAGGTCACGGCGTGGAAAGGCTGGTCGCCAATCATCTTCGCCATGGCGTCGGTCAGCTGGATTTCGCCGCCCGCCCCCTTTTCCTGAGTTTCGAGAGTGCGCATCACTTCCGGTTGCAGGATATAGCGGCCCGAAACGATCTTGTTGGACGGCGCCTTGTCCACCGGCGGCTTTTCGACCAGGCCTTTCACTTCGGTCAGCGCACCATCGACCGCGCCTGGATCGATCACTCCATAGCTCGATACTTCTTCATGCGGGACTTCGAGCACGGAAACCAGATTTCCGCCGACTTCATTATAGGCTTCAACCATCTGTGCCATGCAGCCCGGCTGGCCGACCATCAGTTCGTCCGGCAGGAGAATGGCGAAGGGTTCGTCCCCCACGATTGCACGGGCGCACCAGATCGCATGGCCAAGGCCCATCGGCACCTGTTGGCGCACGGTGATGATGTCGCCCGGCGTCGCGCGGGTAGGATCCAGCACGGACAGATCCTTGCCGCGTTCCTTCATCGTGGTTTCGAGTTCAAAGGCGATATCGAAATGTTCGACGATCGCCGTCTTGCCGCGTCCGGTGACGAAGATCATCTGTTCGATCCCCGCTTCGCGTGCTTCATCGACCGCATATTGGATCAGCGGCCGGTCCACCACGGGCAGCAGCTCCTTGGGGATGGCCTTGGTGGCGGGAAGAAAGCGTGTGCCCAGCCCCGCCACGGGGAAGACTGCCTTGCGGATCGGTTTGCGGTTCGTGCTCATGAAGTCAGCCTTAGAAATTGCGGCGCTTCAGCGTCAACATGGCTCGAAGCGCGGAAAAGCCCCTGTTCCGTTGCGGTACGTGAGAACAAACCGCCGTGCCAAGCATTGAGTCGACGAAACGAGAAAGGAAGGTTGCTGAATGGCACTGTTGAAACTCGCCGCAATCGGAACACTCGCATTTGTCGGGTACAAATATTACGAGAAATCGAAGTCTGAACGTCATGCTGCCTTTGCTGAAGGGCAGTCGGGTACGGTTCGCGACGCAGGCCCCGAAGCGATGGCCGACAAGCCAGCGCGAAAATGGAGCGAAACCGACGAAGCCAGCGACGAAAGCTTCCCCGCAAGCGACCCGCCGGCCACTTACTGATCCGGTGCAAGCCCGGCCCGGCGCGCCACCAGCCACAGGCGAATGGCGCCCGCCAGCCCCGGGGGCGTTTCAGCCGCGATACGCTCCGCATCGATGCGCGCAACAATACTATTGATCGGAACGCCCTCGGCCCGGGCCGCCTCCTCCAGCATTTCCCAGAAGAGCGGTTCAAGACTGATCGAGGTCTTGTGACCTGCAATCTCGACCGAATGTTTGACTGGCGGGTGATATGGTGTGGCCATGATCGCCCTCATTTAACCCGCTGGCGTGAACAACCCACGATTTTTTTGGGGTGGCCTCGATTCGAGGCGGCGATCTAGACGGGTGTATGACGAAAAATTGCCCTTCGCTGACGGAGCGGGAAAAGCAGACTTTGCGTCTGATCCTGCAGGGGCATGATGCAAAATCGATGGCACAGGCGCTCGGCCTATCGGTTCACACCATAAACGATCATTTGCGCGGCGCCCGGCGCAAACTGGAGGTGACCAGTAGCAAGGAAGCCGCGCGCCAGTTGCGGGAGCATGAGCGCGCCTGCCCCAATTCCTTTGTGCCCAAGGATTTGGGGAGAGCCGAAGCCACGCCGAATCATTCAGCAAGCGGCGCACCGAAGGCGGGGATGCGCTTCGCCTGGAAAATCGGAGGATCGCTTGTCATGAGCATTGTTGTTGCCGCCATCACCTTGGCTGCGCTTACCCCACCCGCTGTGCTTGAAAGCAAACCTAGAACCGAGGCAACGGGCGAGACCGGGAACGCTGCAGCTGAAACCGAGGCTGTCAGCGCCGCCCGTCATTGGCTCGAGCTCGTGGACAATGCCGAGTGGTTGGCGAGCTGGGAAGCCACCGGCACGTCCTTCCGCGAACTCAACACGGTAGAGCGATGGACCCGTGTTTCCGAAAAGGACCGCGTGCCGCTCGGAGCGGCGCTATCACGCGAGGTGGTAAGCGAGGAAAGCGTTCCCGCTCCGCCAAAGGGTTATCAGATGGTGAAGTTCAGAACTGAATTCGTGAACAAGCCCGCTGCCACGGAGACGCTGGCATTGGCACGCGAAGACGGCGTCTGGAAAGTGGTTGGGTGCTGGATCAGCTGAGATCACGTGGCGGGGCCGGCCGATCGGGCGCGGCCCCGCAGGGCAATCAATACATGTGCTGCCCGCCATTGATCGACAGGGTCGACCCGGTGATGAACCCGCCATCCTCGGAGGCGAGGAAGGATACGCCGCGGGCAATCTCGTCAGCATGGCCCAGACGGCCGACCGGAATCCGGGCAACGATCTTTTCCAGCACGTTTTCAGGGACAGCGGCCACCATGTCGGTATCGATATAGCCCGGCGCGATTGCGTTCACGGTTACGCCGAACCGCGCACCTTCCTGCGCCAGCGCCTTGGTAAAACCATGAATGCCGCTTTTCGCCGCAGCATAATTGACCTGGCCATATTGCCCGGCCTGGCCATTGATCGAACCGATATTGACGATACGGCCCCACTTGCGGTCACGCATGCCTTCGAAACAGGCCTTGGCCATGTTGAAGCAACCGCCCAGATTGATGCGGACCACATCGTTCCAGTCCTCGAAGCTCATCTTCATCAGCGTGCCATCGCGCGTGATCCCGGCATTGTTCACCAGCACGTCGATCGGGCCGACTTCGTCCATCACGCGGGCGCAACCATCCATAGTGGCCTGATGATCGCCGACATCCCATTTATATGCAGCAATTCCGGTTTCTTCCGTGAAGGCGCGTGCCTTCTCTTCATTGCCTGCATAATTGGCCACCACCGTCATTCCGTCAGCCTTCAGAGCCTCGCAAATGGCTCTACCAATTCCTCTCGTACCGCCGGTTACAATCGCTACGCGCGCCATGATCTCTCCTCTGGCTCGGACTTGCTGGACACGCCACAGTCTTAAGGCAGGGGTAACAGAATCCCAAAGAAAAACCCCGCCGAAGGCGGGGTTTGTTGCGCGAAAATCCGATAGGATCAGAAGCGGAATTGCGTTCCCACGTAAACCGCCTGGCTATCCTGCTTGGCAGCATCGGAAATCGGCGCCAGCCGATCGCGATCCTGGGAATAGCGCACGCCCGCCGTGACATCGAGATTGCGAGTCACGCGATAGCTACCCGCCAGATCCACGGTCTGATCGACCGACGAATCGATAGTGCGGGAAGCGCTGCCAGCCTTGATGTCTTCATCCACGGCAATGCGCGCGGCGAATCGGCTGGGCTTTTCCTTCGCGCCGGGGGACGGCTGGAATGCGGAAAGATCGGGAATATTCGCGTCGGACAGCGACTGCGAAATGGAAGGAGCCTGAGCCTTGGCAAAGGCCTGATATCCGCGAGAGATACCGAGATTGTAGCGCATCGGCGCGATGCGAACCGCTTCGCCCGCGACCTTTTCCTGCGCGCGATCGATCGCGGAGCGGATGGAGAAGGACCGAACCTCATCCTCGTCCACGCGGACGGCAACTGTCACCGAACGGCTGGCACCTTCGGCAACACCGGCCGGAGTGAAACGCATCAGGCGAGCATTATCCCCGCCGCGACTGGCCACAAGCTGCGCGATGCGCGGATCGCCGCCTGCCGGAGTCAGTGCGCCAAACTGGCCACCCACTGCAACGCTCACGGGATTTTCGATACCGGCGAGTGCAAGGCCAGCGCTGGGCAGAGCGAAAGCAGCCGCGCCGCAGATCGCTGCGGCCATCATGCGCCTGGCGCGTGATTTACGGTTCCTTTTCACCCAACTGCCTCAAATCGCCCCGTTTACACTCCCTGCC
Proteins encoded in this window:
- a CDS encoding peroxiredoxin, whose protein sequence is MSDRPDIGDTLPDIALETPDEKELRLSEFRGKPLVLFFYPKDDTPGCTTENKDFTELKAEFDAAGIALLGVSKDPPAKHGKFIAKHGLAAPLASDPVENGLADALGIWVEKNMYGRTYMGMERTTYLVDAEGKIARVWRKVKVKGHAAEVLDAAKAL
- a CDS encoding M23 family metallopeptidase, producing MIAKLALGSFASAALSITAVPAQANETTTATQITGAINPDAAGGATGDAEFQELFASWKDMDTNGQLAATPRARIMVPAGMPVQGVALTSDYGMRNHPILRKRRQHNGVDLAGPSGTPVYATADGMVSRASRFGSYGNYIQIEHGGELETRYAHLSGYEVSAGDRVHKGQLIGYVGSTGRSTGPHLHYEVRLAGEPVDPRPYMVTQLALDESAGGKGGGDE
- a CDS encoding ribbon-helix-helix domain-containing protein — its product is MATPYHPPVKHSVEIAGHKTSISLEPLFWEMLEEAARAEGVPINSIVARIDAERIAAETPPGLAGAIRLWLVARRAGLAPDQ
- a CDS encoding helix-turn-helix domain-containing protein; this translates as MTKNCPSLTEREKQTLRLILQGHDAKSMAQALGLSVHTINDHLRGARRKLEVTSSKEAARQLREHERACPNSFVPKDLGRAEATPNHSASGAPKAGMRFAWKIGGSLVMSIVVAAITLAALTPPAVLESKPRTEATGETGNAAAETEAVSAARHWLELVDNAEWLASWEATGTSFRELNTVERWTRVSEKDRVPLGAALSREVVSEESVPAPPKGYQMVKFRTEFVNKPAATETLALAREDGVWKVVGCWIS
- a CDS encoding ferritin-like domain-containing protein, with protein sequence MISVFEAIRGALLTGDPRDKVMATRRLVRQWRKGDLGFAPNAEMPDRPAWPAELELLPPNRMPKRGRGGSLRGQIALWHSLAHIEFVAIDLALDMAGRFGAEMGEEFVGDFLAVAADEAMHFALIDRKLRQLGSHYAALPAHDGLWEAAMETRHDVAARLAVVPMVLEARGLDVTPGTLERIRAQGDENGAKILERILDDEIRHVRTGASHFARFCAKAGLEPKNHWKMLVQEHFRGALKPPFNDSARLAAGLSRDYYSPVV
- the phbB gene encoding acetoacetyl-CoA reductase, with protein sequence MARVAIVTGGTRGIGRAICEALKADGMTVVANYAGNEEKARAFTEETGIAAYKWDVGDHQATMDGCARVMDEVGPIDVLVNNAGITRDGTLMKMSFEDWNDVVRINLGGCFNMAKACFEGMRDRKWGRIVNIGSINGQAGQYGQVNYAAAKSGIHGFTKALAQEGARFGVTVNAIAPGYIDTDMVAAVPENVLEKIVARIPVGRLGHADEIARGVSFLASEDGGFITGSTLSINGGQHMY
- the galU gene encoding UTP--glucose-1-phosphate uridylyltransferase GalU, translating into MSTNRKPIRKAVFPVAGLGTRFLPATKAIPKELLPVVDRPLIQYAVDEAREAGIEQMIFVTGRGKTAIVEHFDIAFELETTMKERGKDLSVLDPTRATPGDIITVRQQVPMGLGHAIWCARAIVGDEPFAILLPDELMVGQPGCMAQMVEAYNEVGGNLVSVLEVPHEEVSSYGVIDPGAVDGALTEVKGLVEKPPVDKAPSNKIVSGRYILQPEVMRTLETQEKGAGGEIQLTDAMAKMIGDQPFHAVTFEGRRFDCGSKTGFVEATLALALEREDMGAEVREIARRLLG